TTACACCCtgacgctcgggcggtcattttctaccgctcgggcgccagacattCTGTCCAAAACAAAATCTGGTGGtgtattggcgctcgggcggtctttttctaccgctcgagcgtcgaaggttctgtccaaattcttggctaaccatgcaacgacgcccggcctcgtcatttgagttcttataaccccaattatgtcaattaatccacgtctgattacaataattaaatctcgggcattacaacttaCTTGTGGCCATTTTTTTATATTGAAAATTTAACTAAATGTAATTTTAACAAacatatttttgaaaagttaGTGATACATATATACATTGTTGGATTTTATTTAGTTGgaataaaaaagaaatataaGCAAATGAATTAAGAATCATAAAATTATCTGTGTCTAGGGCGTGACAAAAACTTTtgcgagacggtctcacaagtcgtattttgtgagataaatctcttatttggattatctatgaaaaattattactttttattttgaatatcggtagttttgatccgtttcacagataaagattcgtgagaccgtagaGAATTACTCCTAAGGCCAGCCATCTTTTCTATGATGGGTAAAATTACTTTCCAGttatatatacaacaataaaaAAGCATATCATAATAATTTTaagaataaaaacaaaaattatgaaaaatataatacaaaaatttaaatacATTCTACTTAAATTGGATCATGCAACTCTCATCGATCAATTTATTCGAAAACTAACTAATTTAGTCCGAACAAGTACTCATTCTTTGAATAAAGAAATAATATTAGTTATTATTCATGAATACTGGAAACCTGGGCATTTTAGGTATTTTGataacaaaatttaaattttatgggTCACGATATGGGCCAAGTATATTAcgatttttgacaaaaattaaacaaaatataaatttgtaagGAGCAGATCTTTTGTGAAACGAtattacgaatctttatctgtgagacggttcaaaactatcgatattcacaataaaatgtaatattttttcattgattatccaaataagagatttgtctcacaaaatacgacatacGAGACCGTCTCGCACAAATTTTGTCCTTTATATGTTATGACTATATATATGTGCTAAGTATATTAAAAATGAGGACTGGACTCTGCCCGCAAGAACCTACTCTTGCTCACACATTGGTTGTCCCTTTGTAAGATGGTCTCGTTATTCACGTAAGATGAATTAACTCGAACGACGCTTAaaacaaaaagtaatacttttatgataaaacttaaaaaaaattcatgcatCGGATCGAGTTAGAGATTTGTTTTTCATAAAATTGACATATGACActatctcacataagtttttgtattGTTTCGTATATAATATATCCCAAAACTTGACGGATCTATAAATATTCATATTGTAATAAATTAATATAGgaatacaaattttaataaaacgAATCGTAGCTTGAAAGATTTATTTAACAATGGGTCAAGCTGGAGCTTGGCAACTCTCACGAAGCTGCGCTGCAAAACATGCATAGCCACGTAGAGATAAGAGaatatttttattgtatttttattcacaacaatatattaattattgggTCATCAGACAAGCCATgatttttgtgtgtgtgagagcgtttttttgtcatatttgaaatttttccaccaaaaaattattattaaaaaaaatatttattgatattaatatacccccattaaatattttaaaacaaaatattaaataaatgcgtagttaaatgttaaatatttttaatttatttttaaaatttaaatttaaatttaatatattttaaaaaatataaattacatttaaaagtttgcattaattatatcattttatttaatttcatttGTGATTTTAGGTTTTGTATTATTTTTCATATTAGTTCTCACTACTCtctattataataaataaaatataattttttatataatatcactttttcaatttttttaaaaaatctttttgaattttgatatattgtttgttcatattattattattatgtatcGTAACTAGAACttcaatataattattttttaacatgtttagaaaaataattaaattttgtaatcaaaatatattcatttactaattaaatgactAAAAGTTGCATagacaaaaaaatatatagtttttaatatatatttttttatgaataacaGTTTTGCTTACCTAAGATAAATAATTCAATCTGACATCGTCATCATATTAAATTATACAaacattttttatataatatttttcaataatattaaaaatttaaatacaatCATTATAGtatatcaataattttaatattattcaaATACTAATACTTaatcattaattaaataaaataataatttctgtATCGCACTAAAAAACTATTATACCATATAGTTGTGTTTGTGTGCATGTACGTATATTTTATATACACTGATACATACAGGAAACTCGCATGCTGGttaattaaaaagtaatattatattttatatttccaAATCTGAGGCAATATTTAATAGCTGCGAAGCGTCATTTTTGTCCAACaatttctgaaatttttttgttttaatattttgGCATATTCTCCGACAGATTAAACGTAAAATAACCTTAAATTTCAAACATAATATGATGATGTCCGttgaaattaattaaaataattatcatCATAGAAAGTGGCGGgccaatattattttttaattataatctCCAGCACCCATATCCAAGCTTCCCCGACATGAAATGTAAGTAAATACAAACCAtgcttttaattatttaatgatATTATGATCGCattatgtatattattaaataataatatatggtTATGCATGTGCTTCAGATCCATTGTATAGAAATTAATAATCAGGCAATTCATCATTTTGAATTTCCTAAGTACTCGGGCTAAGATGTAGTACAATTAAATTTTAACTACTTAGTTAAAAATCTCTTTTTTTGGCGTCTTAATtcattttatgatatatataatatcattttataatatttgactGCAAACTTGTGATTGAAACGTGACATTTGAGTTGTTACGtggttttaaaaaatttgtttatatagctaacattatttataatttttgataGATATACAAGTGCTCGATTTTCAATTGTATTTTTAGCACACTTGATGGATGTACGTTTGTGTGCCAATTGATggtgtatatataaataaataacttataAAGACTTCAAATTGTAAAAGGAAATTCTAGAATTTAAAACCTTTTTGGACAATATATATTTGAGTGAGtattatgtgagaccgtctcatgggtcataatctgtgagacgggtcaactctacccatattcacaataaaaagtaataatttttcatgggtgatccaaaaaagagatctgtctcacaaatacgacccgtgaaaccgtctaacacaagtttttgcctatatatTTTATGTGCCATAATGTATAATCCACTAAACTTCATGtatcatataaaataatgaTCCTTTCGAATAATAATAGACACAAGATTTCTCCCTTCACTCTTCGGACCTCCGATCAGGGCTTGGTGATTGCAGGTGTTTTTCTActtattaaacaaaattatacaatccaattcatatcTTTCACATCTAAATACAGACAACATTAAAACAATTCACCGCTAAACAAAAATATGCAATGCTTATAAAAttgaaattcatttttttaaaaaaatagattgATCCGATTTAacctaatttttataaataaaaataacaaaaatcgaattgaattgttaagattggaacttggacctaactcaaccccttTGATCCATTCCTCCATTCTGCATCCCCCAACTGTAACATTTTAGCATTTGCTTACCAAGAATGTGCAAATAACGCAACATTAAATTCGTAGTGTTTGGATTTTAAGTGATCCATCAGTTGATTGAGCACAAAGTATACAAGATCAGACGCTTCATGTTTCTTGCCGTCGACCATGAATTCAGAAATCCGGCCGCTGATTTCAATCGAGCTTACTGCTTCATGCTTTTGCACACCATAATCCTTCATTAGTTTCCACATCTTCTTTGTGTCATCCCATCGTCGAGCTTCGCAAAAAATGTTTGACATGAGCACGTACAACCCCCCGGTGTAAGGTTCCAGCTCCAGAATCTGCTTTAATACTAGTTTTGAAAATAGAACATTTTTATGAATTCTACAAGCACCAAGCAAAGCACCCCAAATAACTATATCCGGCCTTGTTTCCATTTTCCCAACCAGAGAGAAGGCCTCTTCAAGGCATCCTCCACGGCCAAGAATATCTATCATACATGCATAGTGTTCAATATCATGATGTATTCTGTATACATGACTCATTTTGTTAAAGAAATATCTACCGATATCAATTAAGCCACAATGACAACAAGCAGAAAGCAAGCCAGTGAAAGTTATTGCATCGGGCTGTATTCCAGAGGTTTCCATCTCTTGAAAAAGTTTGATCGCTTTATATCCAAAGCCATGTAATGCAAGGGAACTGATCATTATATTCCACGAGACGACATTTTTCTCCGGCATGTTCAGAAAGACATCAAAAGCTAACTCTGTTGAACCACATTTCGCATACATGTCTACAAGGGAATTACACAAAGTGACAGTAGATTTTACCTCATTATCATGGCAATAGGCATGTAGTTTCTTTCCTGTAACCAAATCACCTAGTTGACTACAGGCCGAAAGGACACTAACTATGGTTGTTTCATCAGGAAGTACACCAGTATTACACATTTGGTAAAAGAGTTCTAATGATTTCTTGCACTGACCATTTTGGAGATAACATGAAATCATTGAATTCCAAGAAACCACATTTTTTACAGGCATATGGTCAAAAACACTTTCAGCTAATTCAACAAATCCATGTTTAGCACATGCACTAACCATGGAAGTCCAAGAAACCACGTTTTTATCAACCATTCGCGTAAAAACTAGTCCAGCCTTCAGCAAGTGCCCACACTTGGCATACATATCCAAAAGCGCGTTTTGCACATAAACATCAATATTGACTCTATTAATCTCAATATACCAATGAACAAACCTCCCCAGCTTCACATCGTAAATTCTCGAGCAAAGCGAGATTAAACTAACAAGGGTATGCCCATTAGGCTCGAAGCCTGCATCCCTCATCTCATGGAAAAGACAAAATGCTTCATTCCAACTACCCATTTTCGCATATCCACCAATAACGGAGTTCCATGACACTAAATTTCTGATCTCAATGCCGTCGAAGACTTTCCTGGCACACCCAATCTTCCCACAACAAACGTACAAATTGATTAAGCCATTTTGCACAAATACATAAGCTTCAGAAAACCCCAATTTTAAAGCAAGCGCATGAACCAAAACCCCGTCCAGGTATGACTTCTGAACAGCACACGCTTTCAGTATAAAAGGAAAGGTAAACTCGTTCGGAAAAATCCCAGAATTGACCATTTGCCCGTAAAGAGAGAGAGCCTTTTCCGACTGTTGGCCATTCAAAGAGGCCCTTATTAAGATGTTGTACATGTATCGATTCCTTTGGGGAATTTTTCCGAACAGGTAGTGCGCATATTGAAGATCACCGAATGGATCCACGGCGCAAAAGGAAATGAGTTTGCTGAGGGTGATGATTTCGTGTGTCAGACCTTGGAGGATTATTTGGCCGTGAATAGCTTTCAGTTGGCTCATAGAAGAGCATTTTTCAACGACAGAATGCAGCAAATGGTGGGAAGAAGAAGAGGGAGCGTAGGAAGTGGCGGTGGTGTATAGAAAAGGGGGAGGGTGGAGATTATGGCGCGAGACAACGGTCCAACGCTTGGGAAATTTGAGCATTATTTTTGCTCATTTGGACCGGCTTTCATCCTTCCTTTGATTGGAACAGAGTTGAGAGCAATCACTTTCTTCGTTCAAGAAATATGATCTTTGAAACTTAAATCACATGTTCAAAATCTATAAATTGTAAGTCATGTAATTAATCATTGTAATGAAATCCTAAACTAGAATAATTTTTTAGTTATACAAATTATACCTCCGATTTCTATATCTTGAAAACCCATCATTCATACATCTTGAACAACTTCACATAATTTTTTACATACATTAATGTTCAGTTCAGGGTAAGAGAAAATTTCAAATTCTGTAACGTTAACGTATCGAAAATTTCGGCAACGATATTACAAAACTTTTTcataaatttgatatttttcaatacaattccAAAAATTCGTTATTTTTTTATGACATTTAGTCTTGAATACATGTAtaaaatataacaaatatagcattattattattattgatggTAAAAGGGAAGATTAATGAAATTTTGTAATCATTGCCATGTAAATTGTAGGCCGAGGTCTCAATTTACTAATACACGATAATTGAGAGTGcctcataaaataataaaacaataATTCACTCCAATTTCACTTTCTACATTTGTTTCTTTCCGAAGTATAAATTTCATCTATAAAAACAAtcaaccaaaaataaaaattgcctACAATGAACAACACTGAAATTTGACATGTATgatcaaaaacaaaaaatcacTGCATGCCTAACCCGGATACCGTAAAAATGGAAAACGTAAGGTGTAAAAGTTGAGCTATAGAGAAGGAAGAAGCCAAAGATTGAAGAGAGATGAGGCAAATAGCAGAAACCATGACAAGAATGCCATTGCAGCAGACAGTTGATATCGTGTGCATAACTTTAGGCCGCAAAAGCCACCAGCAGAAAGAAAAAGATTGGTCACACTGGCTGTTGAACAAGACGCGCCCAGCGATAGAAACGATAGAACCTACAgaaattgtttattttttttttgcatgttaGGGTGTTGTTTTTGTTAGTTGCAAAAATGTGTTTGAGGAGGCTTTTAGTTACCCAATCTCCCATGAGAACAATGACGAGTATGCCAACTTGATTAGGTGTGCGTTTGAAGAAAGCAAAGTATATATCTACGACAGCCAAAGTCAAGCTCCATGGAATCGTTAAGCCCATGATTGTAACCAAGAAGCTGCAAGTAGAAAATTTTATCACAAATATGTGAAAAAGCAATCACATGTGCAAGAACGATACAGAAGCAATTCATTATCTTAACAAACGTGTAGTGGACAATGCAGCAGCAAAGAATCATGTAAAAATTGACATTAAATCAGCTCTAGATTGCCTAACAGATAAGATCCAACTTTTATGTCTATTTCTGTACCTAGTCTTTAACTTATTACCTCTTTAGAGGTTGTTTACTGACTAAACCAAATTTCCCATGTCGAATCATCATTTCTCTCTTGGCAAATCCTATTCATCTCCAATTGTAGAAAAACAGTTCTAAATAACTGCATTTTCCCAGACTCGACCTTCCCATCACAAGACACAGAACAGTGCTTGATATCGATCATGAAAAACTAATCATGCATATTTGTTCTTCATCCATTCATCAATGTTTAGGTGTCACCTTCACTTATCATCAAAAGTAAAAGCATGCACGTAATCCCTCGTCGTCTTTAAATGAAGTCAAATAACACCGAGATGAGTCACAGATGAGCCGAATCATCAGCAAAACTAAAACTTTGGATGCGACATATTTACAGATCCTTTTGCATAACACTGGTGTAACTACCAAGAATCATAATATAATCCACCACGAACTCCAAACACAATTATCCTCCATATGTACAACTTACCAAACTCCATAGCAAAACCACTAGTTGcgtttaacatattaaaatgcAACTGCTTGATCTCCCTtcctaattttaaaaaaatgtaatatttatttattctctTACACGCATCTGATTCTGGATTTTAGTAATGCCCACTCAAAAATGTCAAACAATAGATGTTATGTGTTAACCACTCACAACCACCAATAATTAAGAAAGGAAGAGAGCATAAAGTTTGTTACGATGGAATCCGTGTGATCCCTTTGCCCCGTTGATGATCGACCCAAGTTCATAAAgtcaaaaatacaaaacaacCAATCGAATGctaaaaagaaaacaaaaagaagGGTTGTTGTAATCGATTTACAAAGAATCAGTATCCAATAATCTACAAGAAAAGCAGTAAAAATGAATGATTCATTACTCAGatttatatataaaagaatGTAACATAGGATGTAGAATTACCAGAAAGCAGTGTAACTGTAGAACTCAACATCTAAACACATGAAAAGCAATGAAGCGACAGCAAAAATGGCTTGTCCCAATCTCAAGGCCAAGCTCGCGCTTGTCCCCAGAGAACCCGGCAATTCTTCCATCCGAACCAATCATAATAATCCCTTTTCCTCAGTTTTCAGTTATATAACTCGTATCAATCGCACAGCTTCCTCGATCATGGCCATTCAATTCCTTCCACCGGCCACGCCACGTTTCCCATCAAAAGAGAATAAGGGATTgaaggaaaagaaaaatgaaagcaAATTCTTTGGGATTTAAAGGAAAAAAGTTCGGAAccaaaaaaagaagagaaaatttTCTTCCTGCGTGGATTTGAGGATGGAATGGCAATACAAATGGTGAAGAGTGGACGGAGGAATAGGAAATGAAGAGTTGGGTAGAAGACTTATTCTATATTCTTTTCAGTgagtaatataaataaatttcacTTAATTTAATGTTATTTACTATCTtaactttattttaaaattttaatcaaagTTTCCTAATCTTTTTTCAATAATATAACGTCACAACCGCTAAAGTTGTCagattatatattaattattactaTAATTTTGTTTTAAGGTATCGTCGTGTATGCATGAGTGTGTTATCTTCGGAATCAAATATTCTGTTTTATTCTGTGTTAACTATACATAAATAATTGTAAGAATAAAATTTGATGATTGGATAACTAAGCAAAACAGAAACTTTTCTAAGTTTTCTTAGAAAAAGCGAAAAGAAATAGTTAGGAAGAAAGGGAGGATCCAAATGGGCTTTTAGAATATAAGGTGCTCTTAATTAATTAGTTGGTCATTTTTTAAAATCAGATACTTTTGGAAGATTCTTGAAAAGGAATCGAGTGGTTTTAGATTGAATGTGAGGTGATATGTAGTACAGGTTCTTAAATTTCCATTTCAAAGAGAGATCATTAAAGCCCAGAATAATATACAAGAATTGTAATAGTTTTGAGTGCAACTTCGCTTGGAGCTCAGTGCCCTTTAAAGGTACAAGACAACTCAACCAAGAAACAGTAGAATGGTGCTCATGTTAGCCTAAGACTCCAGCTGACCATACCAGATGCCTTGAATTTTGACCTCCTTGGGAGCCTTCGACCCCAAATCGGTGTCCGATGGCTGGATGCTCTCGAACACTCCAATCACCTCACCAGTCTCGGGTTTTGATTGGGTCACGCTCAATGTAATCTTCCCTGTCGAGGAAGCGACGTTCTTTATGTTCTCCTTCTGGAGCTCCTCCTCGTCTCCCCTTCCTCCAGCAGGTAAAGCAACCGCATTGTCATATCCAGTAGATCCACCCCTACCCTTTGGGTCAAGGAAAGATGAACCTCTGTATGATGGCACCAAAAATTCCCCACTAAATCCATTTGGTTTGCCTGTAGCCACAAGCTGCTTGATGGTGAAGAGGAAAGGCACACGCTCACCACCAGGGAGCTGAACGGTGACAGCCGCATAGTCGATCCCATCCTTCTCCTCAAATTTGATGGAGCCATCTTGAGATACTTCGAATGGTCCCTCAATCTCGTCAAGGGTGTAGGTCAGACGGGTCATGAGCTTGGTCTTTTGGAACTCAGGTGGTGCATTCTTGTTTATGCCTTCTGCCTTGACAGTGAATGATGTTGGCTCTAGGCAGAATTTCTGGGCCTTGTATTTGCCTGGTTTGAAGGCAAAGCCATCGACACCACCGACAATAGTTGGGCACTGATTAGCAGTTCCCGATCCTTTCACTTCTGTGTAGGTCTGGCTCTGAATTTCATCGTATGTCAGCCGTTTTGGAACACCTTCAGCGTTAGCTCCCTGTGCAaatccaacaaaaaaaaaacgttGAAGGTTCCAATGACAAAATACACACCGACACACATGAATTTATGTACCCACACattcaaaataacaaaaaactTGCTGAACTTCTATTGAACTGTAGGAAGTACAATTTTGGGAATAACACTGCTATCACAACCAAATTCAACCAGTTCATCTACTCCTCGATCAAGTCTTCATATCTCAAGATCCAAATATACAGGAAAAAAAACTAAAACT
This Primulina eburnea isolate SZY01 chromosome 2, ASM2296580v1, whole genome shotgun sequence DNA region includes the following protein-coding sequences:
- the LOC140824783 gene encoding pentatricopeptide repeat-containing protein At2g29760, chloroplastic-like yields the protein MLKFPKRWTVVSRHNLHPPPFLYTTATSYAPSSSSHHLLHSVVEKCSSMSQLKAIHGQIILQGLTHEIITLSKLISFCAVDPFGDLQYAHYLFGKIPQRNRYMYNILIRASLNGQQSEKALSLYGQMVNSGIFPNEFTFPFILKACAVQKSYLDGVLVHALALKLGFSEAYVFVQNGLINLYVCCGKIGCARKVFDGIEIRNLVSWNSVIGGYAKMGSWNEAFCLFHEMRDAGFEPNGHTLVSLISLCSRIYDVKLGRFVHWYIEINRVNIDVYVQNALLDMYAKCGHLLKAGLVFTRMVDKNVVSWTSMVSACAKHGFVELAESVFDHMPVKNVVSWNSMISCYLQNGQCKKSLELFYQMCNTGVLPDETTIVSVLSACSQLGDLVTGKKLHAYCHDNEVKSTVTLCNSLVDMYAKCGSTELAFDVFLNMPEKNVVSWNIMISSLALHGFGYKAIKLFQEMETSGIQPDAITFTGLLSACCHCGLIDIGRYFFNKMSHVYRIHHDIEHYACMIDILGRGGCLEEAFSLVGKMETRPDIVIWGALLGACRIHKNVLFSKLVLKQILELEPYTGGLYVLMSNIFCEARRWDDTKKMWKLMKDYGVQKHEAVSSIEISGRISEFMVDGKKHEASDLVYFVLNQLMDHLKSKHYEFNVALFAHSW
- the LOC140823575 gene encoding CASP-like protein ARALYDRAFT_485429, whose protein sequence is MEELPGSLGTSASLALRLGQAIFAVASLLFMCLDVEFYSYTAFCFLVTIMGLTIPWSLTLAVVDIYFAFFKRTPNQVGILVIVLMGDWVLSFLSLGASCSTASVTNLFLSAGGFCGLKLCTRYQLSAAMAFLSWFLLFASSLFNLWLLPSL
- the LOC140823574 gene encoding oxygen-evolving enhancer protein 1, chloroplastic; the protein is MATSLQAAATLMQPTKVGVSARNSSQLRPLQSVGKAFGVEPGGARLTCSLDVKELAQKFTDAAKIAGFALATSALVVSGANAEGVPKRLTYDEIQSQTYTEVKGSGTANQCPTIVGGVDGFAFKPGKYKAQKFCLEPTSFTVKAEGINKNAPPEFQKTKLMTRLTYTLDEIEGPFEVSQDGSIKFEEKDGIDYAAVTVQLPGGERVPFLFTIKQLVATGKPNGFSGEFLVPSYRGSSFLDPKGRGGSTGYDNAVALPAGGRGDEEELQKENIKNVASSTGKITLSVTQSKPETGEVIGVFESIQPSDTDLGSKAPKEVKIQGIWYGQLES